In the Bradyrhizobium guangzhouense genome, one interval contains:
- a CDS encoding histidine phosphatase family protein, translating to MAAEDKPDVVTTRWWWVRHAPVRNDGGNIYGQSDLPCDTSDTYVFNAVAKVLPRQAVWYSSNLMRTHQTAEAIWEAGYPRPASMTWEADLAEQNLGRWQGMNRAAFIASRPVGSNWFADINEPAPGGESFMDLYNRTRRTIDRINNEAAGQDVIAVAHGGTIKAAIGLALDGQVERALSFDIDNVSITRLDYFASPERSVWRLPMVNQQPWIADDAHAEMHQPSGPEVKKLA from the coding sequence ATGGCAGCCGAAGACAAGCCAGATGTGGTCACGACACGGTGGTGGTGGGTCCGGCATGCGCCGGTGCGCAATGACGGCGGCAATATCTACGGACAGAGCGATCTTCCCTGCGACACCAGCGACACCTACGTCTTCAATGCCGTTGCCAAGGTGTTGCCGCGCCAGGCGGTCTGGTATTCGAGCAATCTGATGCGCACGCATCAAACGGCCGAAGCGATCTGGGAGGCGGGCTATCCGCGGCCTGCGTCGATGACATGGGAAGCGGACCTCGCCGAGCAGAATCTCGGCCGCTGGCAGGGCATGAATCGCGCCGCCTTCATTGCCAGCCGTCCGGTCGGCTCGAACTGGTTCGCCGACATCAATGAGCCCGCACCCGGGGGCGAGAGCTTCATGGATCTCTATAACAGGACGCGCCGGACCATCGATCGCATCAACAACGAGGCGGCGGGGCAGGACGTGATCGCGGTCGCGCATGGCGGCACCATCAAGGCGGCCATCGGCCTTGCGCTCGACGGCCAGGTCGAGCGGGCGCTGTCGTTCGACATCGACAATGTCTCGATCACGCGGCTCGACTATTTCGCAAGCCCCGAGCGCTCGGTCTGGCGGCTGCCGATGGTGAACCAGCAGCCCTGGATCGCCGACGATGCCCATGCCGAGATGCATCAGCCGTCGGGGCCGGAAGTCAAGAAGCTCGCGTGA
- a CDS encoding SDR family NAD(P)-dependent oxidoreductase, which translates to MTLFDMKGKVAVITGSTRGIGLAIAERMAEHGAKVVISSRKADVCEQVAKDINDKYGKGTAVAIAANISSKENLQNLVDESNRAFGRIDVLVCNAASNPYYGPLAGISDDQFRKILDNNIVANNWLISMVVPQMIERKDGSVIIVSSIGGLKGSTILGAYAISKAADMQLARNLACEYGKHNIRVNCIAPGLIKTDFAKALWDNPENLKASTSRSPLLRIGIPDEIAGAAVFLGSKAGDFMTGQTMVIDGGATIS; encoded by the coding sequence ATGACCTTGTTCGACATGAAGGGTAAAGTTGCCGTCATCACCGGCTCGACGCGCGGTATCGGGCTTGCGATCGCCGAGCGCATGGCCGAGCACGGCGCCAAGGTCGTGATCTCCTCGCGCAAGGCCGATGTCTGCGAGCAGGTCGCCAAGGACATCAACGACAAGTACGGCAAGGGCACCGCGGTGGCGATCGCCGCCAACATCTCGTCGAAGGAGAATCTGCAAAACCTCGTCGACGAGAGCAACCGCGCCTTCGGCAGGATCGACGTGCTGGTCTGCAACGCGGCGTCGAATCCGTATTACGGTCCGCTCGCCGGCATCTCCGACGATCAGTTCAGGAAAATTCTCGACAACAACATCGTCGCCAACAACTGGCTGATCTCGATGGTGGTGCCGCAGATGATCGAGCGCAAGGACGGCTCGGTGATCATCGTCTCCTCGATCGGCGGATTGAAGGGCTCAACCATCCTCGGCGCCTACGCGATCTCGAAGGCCGCCGACATGCAGCTCGCCCGCAACCTCGCTTGCGAATACGGCAAGCACAACATCCGCGTGAACTGCATCGCGCCCGGCCTGATCAAGACCGACTTTGCCAAGGCGCTGTGGGACAATCCGGAGAACCTGAAGGCCTCGACCTCGCGCTCGCCGCTGCTCCGCATCGGCATCCCCGACGAGATCGCAGGCGCCGCCGTGTTCCTCGGCTCGAAGGCCGGCGACTTCATGACCGGCCAGACCATGGTGATCGACGGCGGCGCGACGATCAGTTGA
- a CDS encoding serine hydrolase domain-containing protein, giving the protein MNAHAATTAAAAARTPALPDARPETLGLSRPRLQAMSDAFKREIDKGTIPGVTVLVARGGQVGWFEALGKQSPTAAAPMALDSIFRIFSMTKPIVSVGIMALVEDGHLLLGDPVAKFIPEFANQKVGVVSGGGLELVAPKRAMTVQDLLRHTSGLTYEHQGDGPVHKLYQESRVRSRKITNAEHAALVASFPLVCHPGDEFNYSRSTDILGRIIEVITGKSLGAFLAERILAPLQMSETGFSTSEANAGRLAQPFEADPWTGDKVALFNMLEQPVMESGGGGLVSTTMDYARFALMLRNGGTLDGARIIGRKTLELMASDHLGPHVQTNGTLLSPGHGFGLGFAVRREAGIAPFPGSVGNYFWSGIAGTFFWIDPKEDLLTVFMSQGPGQRDFTRTLVRDLVYAAVD; this is encoded by the coding sequence ATGAACGCCCACGCCGCCACGACAGCCGCCGCTGCAGCCCGGACACCTGCCCTGCCGGACGCCCGCCCCGAAACCCTCGGCCTGTCGCGGCCCCGCCTGCAGGCGATGTCGGATGCGTTCAAGCGCGAGATCGACAAGGGAACCATCCCCGGCGTGACCGTTCTGGTGGCCAGAGGCGGCCAGGTCGGCTGGTTCGAGGCGCTCGGCAAACAGAGCCCGACGGCGGCGGCGCCGATGGCGCTGGATTCGATCTTCCGGATCTTCTCGATGACCAAGCCGATCGTGTCGGTCGGCATCATGGCGCTGGTCGAGGACGGCCACCTCCTGCTCGGCGATCCCGTTGCCAAATTCATCCCGGAGTTCGCCAATCAGAAGGTCGGCGTGGTCAGCGGCGGCGGACTGGAACTGGTTGCGCCGAAGCGGGCGATGACGGTGCAGGATCTGCTCCGCCACACCTCGGGTCTCACCTACGAGCACCAGGGCGACGGCCCCGTGCACAAGCTCTACCAGGAGTCCCGCGTCCGCAGCCGCAAGATCACCAATGCCGAGCACGCCGCGCTGGTGGCGAGCTTCCCGCTGGTCTGCCATCCCGGCGACGAATTCAACTACAGCCGCTCCACCGACATCCTGGGCCGCATCATCGAGGTCATCACCGGCAAATCGCTCGGCGCATTCCTCGCGGAGCGCATCCTTGCGCCCTTGCAGATGAGCGAGACCGGCTTCTCGACCTCCGAGGCCAACGCGGGCAGGCTCGCCCAGCCGTTCGAAGCCGATCCCTGGACCGGCGACAAGGTCGCACTGTTCAACATGCTCGAGCAGCCTGTGATGGAGTCCGGTGGCGGCGGCCTGGTCTCGACCACGATGGACTACGCCCGCTTCGCGCTGATGCTGCGCAATGGCGGCACGCTCGACGGCGCCAGGATCATCGGCCGCAAGACGCTGGAACTGATGGCGTCGGATCATCTAGGACCTCACGTTCAGACCAACGGCACGCTGCTGTCGCCCGGCCACGGCTTCGGTCTCGGCTTTGCCGTGCGTCGCGAGGCCGGCATCGCGCCCTTCCCTGGCAGCGTCGGCAACTATTTCTGGAGCGGCATTGCCGGCACGTTCTTCTGGATCGATCCGAAGGAGGATCTGCTCACGGTGTTCATGAGCCAGGGCCCGGGACAACGTGATTTTACACGGACCCTTGTGCGGGATCTGGTTTACGCGGCGGTGGATTGA
- a CDS encoding glycosyltransferase family 2 protein — MISSRAAKRLTIVIPALNEQDKIADTIDGVLPLARELLDDFEIFLIDDGSTDATGAIMDSYAAGEPRIIVHHNIERRGVGAGFGYALSRAKFDAITLVPGDHAFQNEGIARMFKAAGAADIVITYRDNQSDRSVNRSIQSHTLRLILNCLFGFWLSDYHSMIVYPVKWLRQIAVKADGYGYQICALISLLQLGLTHVQVPVSLNAELKGSSRALRLRTYFELCGTIFALLRRAPIRDVDLSQDSVEAGRTTAR, encoded by the coding sequence ATGATATCTTCCAGGGCAGCAAAACGGCTCACGATCGTCATTCCGGCGCTGAACGAGCAGGACAAGATCGCCGACACGATTGATGGGGTGCTGCCGCTGGCCCGCGAGTTGCTGGACGATTTCGAGATCTTCCTGATCGACGACGGCAGCACCGACGCGACCGGCGCGATCATGGACTCGTATGCCGCCGGCGAGCCGCGGATCATCGTGCATCACAACATCGAACGGCGCGGCGTCGGTGCCGGCTTCGGATATGCCTTGTCGCGCGCGAAGTTCGATGCAATCACGCTTGTTCCCGGCGACCATGCCTTCCAGAACGAAGGCATCGCGCGGATGTTCAAGGCCGCCGGCGCCGCCGACATCGTCATCACTTATCGCGACAACCAGTCCGACCGTTCCGTCAATCGCTCGATCCAGTCGCATACGCTGCGCCTGATCCTCAACTGCCTGTTCGGATTCTGGCTGTCCGACTACCACAGCATGATCGTCTACCCCGTGAAATGGCTGCGCCAGATCGCGGTCAAGGCGGACGGCTATGGCTATCAGATCTGCGCCTTGATCTCGCTGCTGCAGCTGGGCCTGACCCATGTTCAGGTGCCGGTCAGCCTCAATGCGGAGCTGAAGGGTTCGTCCCGCGCGCTGCGCCTGCGCACCTATTTCGAGCTCTGCGGGACCATCTTCGCGCTGCTGCGCCGCGCGCCCATTCGGGACGTCGATCTCAGCCAGGATTCCGTTGAAGCCGGTCGGACCACCGCACGCTGA